In the genome of Gadus chalcogrammus isolate NIFS_2021 chromosome 21, NIFS_Gcha_1.0, whole genome shotgun sequence, one region contains:
- the rnf144ab gene encoding probable E3 ubiquitin-protein ligase RNF144A-B isoform X4 — MTSFNTGSVGMSTWYQSGCGPSVAPLVSCKLCLGDFPSDHMTTVSQCRCVFCTLCLRRYVSLLLSEGLEAEVSCPDAACPERGRLLDTEIEVVVEPESMRRYRRLRFEREVLLDPGRTWCPAPSCQAVCRLQGAESAAPQAVGCPGCGLEFCSACRAQRHPGRTCPDPSGTVGRFLPGEHSSLMEGGVDDPVKPCPRCQVFIQRDQGCAQMTCRNCKHCFCWRTSCSSTTIRVPAGTSWATPEPQSSGTARR, encoded by the exons ATGACTTCTTTCAACACAG GTTCTGTCGGTATGTCCACCTGGTACCAGTCCGGCTGTGGGCCCAGTGTGGCTCCGCTGGTTTCCTGTAAACTCTGCCTTGGGGACTTCCCCTCAGATCACATGACCACCGTCAGCCAATGCAGATGCGTCTTCTGCACGCTG TGTCTGAGGCGCTACGTGTCGCTGCTCCTCTCGGAGGGCCTGGAGGCGGAGGTGAGCTGCCCCGACGCCGCCTGTCCAGAACGGGGCCGGCTGCTGGACACGGAG ATCGAGGTCGTGGTGGAGCCGGAGAGCATGAGGAGGTACCGGAGGCTGCGCTTCGAGAGGG AGGTGCTGCTGGACCCGGGTCGGACCTGGTGCCCCGCCCCTTCCTGCCAGGCCGTCTGCCGGCtgcagggggcggagtcagcGGCGCCCCAGGCCGTGGGCTGTCCCGGCTGCGGGTTGGAGTTCTGCTCCGCCTGCCGGGCCCAACGGCACCCGGGCAGAACCTGTCCGGACCCCAGCGGAACCGTCGGCCGCTTCCTGCCGGGGGAGCACAG CTCGCTGATGGAGGGGGGCGTGGACGACCCGGTGAAGCCCTGCCCCCGCTGCCAGGTGTTCATCCAGAGGGACCAGGGCTGCGCTCAGATGACCTGCAGGAACTGCAAACACTGCTTCTGCTG gaggacGTCCTGCTCATCCACTACGATAAGGGTCCCTGCAGGAACAAGCTGGGCCACTCCAGAGCCTCAGTCATCTGGCACCGCACGCAG GTAG
- the rnf144ab gene encoding probable E3 ubiquitin-protein ligase RNF144A-B isoform X1: protein MTSFNTGSVGMSTWYQSGCGPSVAPLVSCKLCLGDFPSDHMTTVSQCRCVFCTLCLRRYVSLLLSEGLEAEVSCPDAACPERGRLLDTEIEVVVEPESMRRYRRLRFEREVLLDPGRTWCPAPSCQAVCRLQGAESAAPQAVGCPGCGLEFCSACRAQRHPGRTCPDPSGTVGRFLPGEHSSLMEGGVDDPVKPCPRCQVFIQRDQGCAQMTCRNCKHCFCWYCLDSLDEDVLLIHYDKGPCRNKLGHSRASVIWHRTQVVGTFAGFGFILLAASPFLLLAAPLFFCCPWNRSRRADDPLPT from the exons ATGACTTCTTTCAACACAG GTTCTGTCGGTATGTCCACCTGGTACCAGTCCGGCTGTGGGCCCAGTGTGGCTCCGCTGGTTTCCTGTAAACTCTGCCTTGGGGACTTCCCCTCAGATCACATGACCACCGTCAGCCAATGCAGATGCGTCTTCTGCACGCTG TGTCTGAGGCGCTACGTGTCGCTGCTCCTCTCGGAGGGCCTGGAGGCGGAGGTGAGCTGCCCCGACGCCGCCTGTCCAGAACGGGGCCGGCTGCTGGACACGGAG ATCGAGGTCGTGGTGGAGCCGGAGAGCATGAGGAGGTACCGGAGGCTGCGCTTCGAGAGGG AGGTGCTGCTGGACCCGGGTCGGACCTGGTGCCCCGCCCCTTCCTGCCAGGCCGTCTGCCGGCtgcagggggcggagtcagcGGCGCCCCAGGCCGTGGGCTGTCCCGGCTGCGGGTTGGAGTTCTGCTCCGCCTGCCGGGCCCAACGGCACCCGGGCAGAACCTGTCCGGACCCCAGCGGAACCGTCGGCCGCTTCCTGCCGGGGGAGCACAG CTCGCTGATGGAGGGGGGCGTGGACGACCCGGTGAAGCCCTGCCCCCGCTGCCAGGTGTTCATCCAGAGGGACCAGGGCTGCGCTCAGATGACCTGCAGGAACTGCAAACACTGCTTCTGCTGGTACTGCCTGGACTCCCTGGAC gaggacGTCCTGCTCATCCACTACGATAAGGGTCCCTGCAGGAACAAGCTGGGCCACTCCAGAGCCTCAGTCATCTGGCACCGCACGCAG GTAGTCGGTACGTTTGCTGGCTTCGGGTTCATCTTGTTGGCCGCCTCCCCCTTCCTGCTGCTGGCCGCGCCCCTCTTCTTCTGCTGCCCGTGGAACCGCAGCAGGCGGGCCGACGACCCGCTGCCCACCTAG
- the rnf144ab gene encoding probable E3 ubiquitin-protein ligase RNF144A-B isoform X3 → MCVPASVALEEQRLRCTCLRRYVSLLLSEGLEAEVSCPDAACPERGRLLDTEIEVVVEPESMRRYRRLRFEREVLLDPGRTWCPAPSCQAVCRLQGAESAAPQAVGCPGCGLEFCSACRAQRHPGRTCPDPSGTVGRFLPGEHSSLMEGGVDDPVKPCPRCQVFIQRDQGCAQMTCRNCKHCFCWYCLDSLDEDVLLIHYDKGPCRNKLGHSRASVIWHRTQVVGTFAGFGFILLAASPFLLLAAPLFFCCPWNRSRRADDPLPT, encoded by the exons ATGTGTGTTCCTGCCAGTGTCGCGCTTGAGGAGCAGCGTCTACGGTGCACG TGTCTGAGGCGCTACGTGTCGCTGCTCCTCTCGGAGGGCCTGGAGGCGGAGGTGAGCTGCCCCGACGCCGCCTGTCCAGAACGGGGCCGGCTGCTGGACACGGAG ATCGAGGTCGTGGTGGAGCCGGAGAGCATGAGGAGGTACCGGAGGCTGCGCTTCGAGAGGG AGGTGCTGCTGGACCCGGGTCGGACCTGGTGCCCCGCCCCTTCCTGCCAGGCCGTCTGCCGGCtgcagggggcggagtcagcGGCGCCCCAGGCCGTGGGCTGTCCCGGCTGCGGGTTGGAGTTCTGCTCCGCCTGCCGGGCCCAACGGCACCCGGGCAGAACCTGTCCGGACCCCAGCGGAACCGTCGGCCGCTTCCTGCCGGGGGAGCACAG CTCGCTGATGGAGGGGGGCGTGGACGACCCGGTGAAGCCCTGCCCCCGCTGCCAGGTGTTCATCCAGAGGGACCAGGGCTGCGCTCAGATGACCTGCAGGAACTGCAAACACTGCTTCTGCTGGTACTGCCTGGACTCCCTGGAC gaggacGTCCTGCTCATCCACTACGATAAGGGTCCCTGCAGGAACAAGCTGGGCCACTCCAGAGCCTCAGTCATCTGGCACCGCACGCAG GTAGTCGGTACGTTTGCTGGCTTCGGGTTCATCTTGTTGGCCGCCTCCCCCTTCCTGCTGCTGGCCGCGCCCCTCTTCTTCTGCTGCCCGTGGAACCGCAGCAGGCGGGCCGACGACCCGCTGCCCACCTAG
- the rnf144ab gene encoding probable E3 ubiquitin-protein ligase RNF144A-B isoform X2, with translation MSTWYQSGCGPSVAPLVSCKLCLGDFPSDHMTTVSQCRCVFCTLCLRRYVSLLLSEGLEAEVSCPDAACPERGRLLDTEIEVVVEPESMRRYRRLRFEREVLLDPGRTWCPAPSCQAVCRLQGAESAAPQAVGCPGCGLEFCSACRAQRHPGRTCPDPSGTVGRFLPGEHSSLMEGGVDDPVKPCPRCQVFIQRDQGCAQMTCRNCKHCFCWYCLDSLDEDVLLIHYDKGPCRNKLGHSRASVIWHRTQVVGTFAGFGFILLAASPFLLLAAPLFFCCPWNRSRRADDPLPT, from the exons ATGTCCACCTGGTACCAGTCCGGCTGTGGGCCCAGTGTGGCTCCGCTGGTTTCCTGTAAACTCTGCCTTGGGGACTTCCCCTCAGATCACATGACCACCGTCAGCCAATGCAGATGCGTCTTCTGCACGCTG TGTCTGAGGCGCTACGTGTCGCTGCTCCTCTCGGAGGGCCTGGAGGCGGAGGTGAGCTGCCCCGACGCCGCCTGTCCAGAACGGGGCCGGCTGCTGGACACGGAG ATCGAGGTCGTGGTGGAGCCGGAGAGCATGAGGAGGTACCGGAGGCTGCGCTTCGAGAGGG AGGTGCTGCTGGACCCGGGTCGGACCTGGTGCCCCGCCCCTTCCTGCCAGGCCGTCTGCCGGCtgcagggggcggagtcagcGGCGCCCCAGGCCGTGGGCTGTCCCGGCTGCGGGTTGGAGTTCTGCTCCGCCTGCCGGGCCCAACGGCACCCGGGCAGAACCTGTCCGGACCCCAGCGGAACCGTCGGCCGCTTCCTGCCGGGGGAGCACAG CTCGCTGATGGAGGGGGGCGTGGACGACCCGGTGAAGCCCTGCCCCCGCTGCCAGGTGTTCATCCAGAGGGACCAGGGCTGCGCTCAGATGACCTGCAGGAACTGCAAACACTGCTTCTGCTGGTACTGCCTGGACTCCCTGGAC gaggacGTCCTGCTCATCCACTACGATAAGGGTCCCTGCAGGAACAAGCTGGGCCACTCCAGAGCCTCAGTCATCTGGCACCGCACGCAG GTAGTCGGTACGTTTGCTGGCTTCGGGTTCATCTTGTTGGCCGCCTCCCCCTTCCTGCTGCTGGCCGCGCCCCTCTTCTTCTGCTGCCCGTGGAACCGCAGCAGGCGGGCCGACGACCCGCTGCCCACCTAG